In Nakamurella alba, a genomic segment contains:
- the qcrC gene encoding cytochrome bc1 complex diheme cytochrome c subunit produces the protein MSARPARNFFRPRRRSKAMRRITGGLALLFALTAMGFAYAAVAPQPEAAAAASVDAETIAKGKQLYDSSCITCHGANLQGVLDRGPSLIGVGSAAVYFQVATGRMPAVENAAQMPRKEPFFDETEIAAIEAYVQSLGGGPELPTEEAALIDTAEVSKGGELYRLNCASCHNFTGQGGALSQGKYAPNLDQATDKEIYAAMLSGPENMPKFGDAQLTPEEKAAIVAFVQNNKATVDPGGYALGGFGPAPEGLVAFLVGMGAIVALTLWMGSRA, from the coding sequence ATGAGCGCCCGACCAGCGCGAAACTTCTTCCGGCCCCGTCGCCGTTCCAAGGCGATGCGCCGGATCACCGGCGGTCTGGCGCTGCTCTTCGCGCTCACCGCGATGGGCTTCGCCTACGCCGCCGTCGCCCCGCAGCCGGAGGCGGCCGCTGCCGCTTCCGTCGACGCAGAGACCATCGCCAAGGGCAAGCAGCTGTACGACAGCTCCTGCATCACCTGCCACGGCGCGAACCTGCAGGGCGTGCTGGACCGCGGCCCGTCGCTGATCGGTGTCGGCTCGGCGGCCGTGTACTTCCAGGTCGCCACCGGCCGCATGCCGGCCGTGGAGAACGCGGCGCAGATGCCGCGCAAGGAGCCGTTCTTCGACGAGACCGAGATCGCGGCGATCGAGGCGTACGTGCAGAGCCTGGGCGGCGGCCCCGAGCTGCCGACCGAGGAGGCCGCGCTGATCGACACCGCCGAGGTCTCCAAGGGCGGCGAGCTGTACCGGCTGAACTGCGCCTCGTGCCACAACTTCACCGGCCAGGGCGGCGCGCTGTCGCAGGGCAAGTACGCCCCGAACCTGGACCAGGCCACCGACAAGGAGATCTACGCGGCCATGCTCTCCGGCCCGGAGAACATGCCCAAGTTCGGTGACGCCCAGCTGACCCCGGAGGAGAAGGCGGCCATCGTCGCCTTCGTCCAGAACAACAAGGCCACCGTCGATCCGGGCGGGTACGCCCTCGGCGGCTTCGGCCCCGCCCCCGAAGGTCTGGTCGCCTTCCTGGTGGGTATGGGTGCCATCGTGGCCCTGACGCTGTGGATGGGATCCCGGGCATGA
- the ctaE gene encoding aa3-type cytochrome oxidase subunit III — translation MTTATDRSGPPAFSSRIHTLNRPNMVSVGVVVWLASELMFFAGLFGIYFTARATNATGSWPPPDTVLNVPYALTFTIILVASSFTCQWGVFAAERGDVFGLRRWYLITLVMGAIFVGGQAFEYLHLVEEGTTLSSSAYGTVFYLTTGFHGLHVIGGLIGFVILIARTKMSKFTPAQATSAIVVSYYWHFVDVVWIGLFLTIYVIR, via the coding sequence GTGACGACTGCGACCGACCGATCGGGTCCCCCCGCCTTCAGCTCGCGGATCCACACGCTGAACCGGCCGAACATGGTCAGCGTCGGCGTGGTGGTCTGGCTGGCCAGCGAGTTGATGTTCTTCGCCGGCCTGTTCGGCATCTACTTCACCGCCCGCGCGACCAATGCCACCGGCAGCTGGCCGCCGCCGGACACCGTGCTCAACGTCCCCTACGCGTTGACCTTCACGATCATCCTGGTGGCCTCGTCCTTCACCTGCCAGTGGGGCGTGTTCGCCGCCGAGCGCGGAGACGTCTTCGGTCTCCGCCGCTGGTACCTGATCACCCTGGTGATGGGCGCGATCTTCGTCGGCGGCCAGGCCTTCGAGTACCTGCACCTGGTCGAGGAGGGCACCACGCTCTCGTCCTCGGCCTACGGCACGGTCTTCTACCTGACCACCGGCTTCCACGGCCTGCACGTCATCGGCGGGTTGATCGGGTTCGTCATCCTGATCGCCCGCACCAAGATGTCGAAGTTCACCCCGGCCCAGGCCACCAGCGCCATCGTCGTGTCGTACTACTGGCACTTCGTCGACGTCGTGTGGATCGGCCTGTTCCTGACCATCTACGTCATCAGATAG
- the trpD gene encoding anthranilate phosphoribosyltransferase, producing MTGTDPGAPTWPGLLTRLLKNEDLPASDTSWVMDRVMTGEATPAQIAGVAVALRCKGETPEEIAGFAASMLAHAVRVPIDAGVAAVDIVGTGGDRSNTVNISTMAAVVVAAAGAVVVKHGNRAASSKCGSADLVEALGIPLTLGADGVAATVRELGIGFCFAPVFHPSFRHAGPPRRELGVPTFFNFLGPLTNPAQPGASAIGCGNAAMAPVMAEVFARRGAQVLLFRGDDGLDELTTTTTSTVWVVRDGAVTAQTLDPVDLGIARAGIEDLRGGDVSVNLGVARELFAGATGPVRDAVVLNAAAALAAHAGLTGDLAADLAAGVSRAAEALDDGRCERLVSRWSELAVTLA from the coding sequence GTGACCGGGACCGATCCCGGCGCACCCACCTGGCCCGGTCTGCTGACCCGGCTGCTCAAGAACGAGGACCTCCCCGCGTCCGACACCTCCTGGGTGATGGACCGGGTGATGACGGGCGAGGCCACCCCGGCCCAGATCGCCGGTGTTGCGGTCGCGCTGCGGTGCAAGGGCGAGACGCCGGAGGAGATCGCCGGGTTCGCGGCCTCGATGCTGGCCCACGCCGTCCGGGTGCCGATCGACGCAGGCGTCGCTGCCGTGGACATCGTCGGCACCGGCGGCGACCGGTCCAACACCGTCAACATCTCGACGATGGCGGCCGTGGTGGTCGCAGCAGCCGGTGCCGTGGTGGTCAAGCACGGCAACCGCGCCGCCTCCAGCAAGTGCGGGTCCGCCGACCTGGTCGAGGCACTGGGCATCCCGCTGACCCTGGGGGCTGACGGCGTCGCCGCGACGGTCCGCGAGCTGGGCATCGGCTTCTGCTTCGCACCGGTCTTCCACCCGTCGTTCCGGCACGCCGGACCGCCGCGGCGGGAGCTGGGCGTCCCGACTTTCTTCAACTTCCTCGGCCCGCTGACCAACCCGGCGCAGCCGGGCGCCAGCGCGATCGGCTGCGGGAACGCCGCGATGGCCCCGGTGATGGCCGAGGTGTTCGCCCGGCGCGGCGCGCAGGTGCTGCTGTTCCGCGGCGACGACGGGCTGGACGAGCTGACCACGACCACCACCTCGACGGTGTGGGTGGTCCGCGACGGCGCGGTGACGGCGCAGACGCTGGATCCGGTGGACCTGGGCATCGCCCGGGCCGGGATCGAGGACCTGCGCGGCGGCGACGTGTCGGTGAACCTGGGGGTGGCCCGGGAACTGTTCGCCGGCGCCACCGGACCGGTGCGGGACGCCGTGGTGCTCAACGCCGCCGCGGCGCTGGCTGCGCACGCCGGGCTCACCGGCGATCTGGCCGCCGACCTCGCCGCCGGGGTGAGCCGGGCGGCCGAGGCTCTGGACGACGGCCGCTGCGAGCGCCTGGTGTCCCGGTGGTCGGAGCTGGCCGTCACACTGGCCTGA
- a CDS encoding Lrp/AsnC family transcriptional regulator has translation MVTAIVLIDVEADRIQEAAQAIADLPGVDQVWSCAGDVDLIAITSAAGHEEIAALVPGHISKVDGVIRTVTHIAFRSYSGRDTDDAFSIGS, from the coding sequence ATGGTCACCGCCATCGTGCTGATCGACGTCGAGGCCGACCGGATCCAGGAAGCGGCCCAGGCGATCGCCGACCTGCCGGGCGTGGACCAGGTGTGGTCCTGCGCCGGGGACGTCGACCTGATCGCGATCACCTCCGCCGCCGGTCACGAGGAGATCGCGGCGCTGGTGCCGGGCCACATCTCGAAGGTGGACGGCGTGATCCGCACCGTCACCCACATCGCGTTCCGGTCCTACTCCGGCCGGGACACCGACGACGCCTTCTCGATCGGCTCCTGA